Proteins encoded by one window of Clostridium cagae:
- a CDS encoding phage baseplate assembly protein V yields MDENQSEEEAFWFRYAPPSANIMYAMPSIGESVRLYFPSAGNDEPIITGCVRRNGETSDTTSRYFQTEHGSEIAILP; encoded by the coding sequence ATAGACGAAAATCAAAGTGAAGAAGAAGCTTTTTGGTTTAGATATGCACCTCCATCAGCAAACATAATGTACGCAATGCCAAGCATTGGAGAAAGTGTAAGATTATATTTCCCAAGTGCAGGTAATGATGAACCAATTATTACAGGTTGCGTAAGAAGAAATGGAGAAACATCTGACACAACTAGTAGATACTTTCAAACAGAACACGGAAGTGAAATAGCAATTCTTCCATGA
- a CDS encoding DUF4176 domain-containing protein translates to MKMVNLLKIKLYKKRIILSVALIGIAFVLNGCGFRINIGNLKEDDKKNIVTTQQSEIDYNKDELLPLGTVVLLKDSNIQLMITGRMRKLEGNSSGEIWDYSGCAYPRGFMSSNDSYLFNSNQIDKVYFKGYEDEDEVKYNKQLVEYRNKIKGIETINADKLIVSNDKTENIQWSNEELLPLGSIVTFEGTNKKVIIIGRIEHLKGDTSDDIYDYAACVYPEGSVSADSNYLFDGNLINKVYFKGYQDDQEIEYNKKLIEYRKSLREE, encoded by the coding sequence ATGAAAATGGTTAATTTATTAAAAATAAAATTATATAAAAAAAGAATTATTTTAAGTGTAGCTCTAATTGGTATAGCTTTTGTTTTAAATGGATGTGGTTTCAGAATAAATATTGGTAATCTTAAAGAAGATGATAAAAAAAACATAGTTACCACTCAACAAAGTGAGATAGACTATAATAAAGATGAATTGCTACCATTAGGAACAGTAGTATTATTAAAAGACTCTAATATACAGTTAATGATAACTGGAAGAATGAGAAAACTTGAAGGAAATTCGAGTGGGGAAATATGGGACTATTCTGGTTGCGCATATCCTAGAGGATTTATGAGTAGTAATGACAGTTATTTATTTAATTCCAATCAAATAGATAAAGTTTATTTTAAAGGATATGAAGATGAAGATGAAGTAAAGTATAATAAACAATTAGTAGAGTATAGAAATAAAATAAAAGGAATAGAAACAATCAATGCTGATAAATTAATAGTTAGTAATGATAAAACGGAAAACATACAGTGGAGTAATGAAGAATTATTACCATTAGGTTCAATAGTTACATTTGAAGGAACCAATAAAAAAGTTATAATAATAGGAAGAATCGAACATTTAAAGGGAGACACTTCTGATGATATATATGATTATGCAGCGTGTGTATATCCAGAGGGAAGTGTTAGTGCGGATAGTAATTATTTATTTGATGGAAATCTTATTAATAAGGTTTATTTTAAAGGATATCAAGATGATCAAGAAATAGAATATAATAAGAAATTAATAGAATATAGAAAATCATTAAGAGAGGAGTAG